A single window of Streptomyces xanthii DNA harbors:
- a CDS encoding baeRF2 domain-containing protein, with the protein MDLAFLSPLSAHPGPWASVRVDTSRPSEATPGARSAQALTMSRTLASAGADEATCDAVRSAVEGLRHTSEPLGRALFAAEGEVVLDVPLGVAPRPAAEWAPLPRTTELLDLVGEDPLCLVAHIDRTGARFELRTARGSTESGEVTGRTWPVHRTATGDWSERHFQLRVENTWEHNAGEIARALTACQDEVRADLVLLVGDGRECAAVHGKLPGDLRERTTRTRHGEGSRLLGTEVERARAEHVAEHAAREMERYAQARGRDEGAVAGVPALVEVARAHQVEELLVRPTGPDAHREVWVGPEPDQLAVRRTDAAALGVAQPVAARADDALLRCVAASGGTALSVAATAPDGGPAGGLGALLRWAPAEG; encoded by the coding sequence ATGGACCTCGCGTTCCTCAGCCCCCTCTCCGCACATCCCGGCCCCTGGGCCAGTGTCCGCGTCGACACCTCGCGCCCGTCCGAGGCGACCCCCGGCGCACGGTCGGCGCAGGCCCTCACGATGTCCCGCACGCTCGCGTCCGCGGGCGCCGACGAGGCGACCTGCGACGCGGTCCGCTCGGCCGTCGAGGGCCTGAGGCACACCAGCGAACCACTCGGCCGCGCCCTGTTCGCGGCCGAGGGCGAGGTCGTCCTCGACGTGCCGCTCGGCGTCGCGCCGCGCCCGGCCGCCGAATGGGCGCCCCTGCCGCGCACCACCGAACTCCTCGACCTGGTCGGCGAGGACCCGCTCTGCCTCGTGGCGCACATCGACCGCACCGGCGCACGCTTCGAGCTGCGGACAGCGCGCGGCTCCACGGAGAGCGGCGAGGTCACCGGCCGCACCTGGCCCGTCCACCGCACCGCCACCGGCGACTGGTCCGAGCGGCACTTCCAGCTCCGCGTGGAGAACACCTGGGAGCACAACGCGGGCGAGATCGCCCGCGCCCTCACGGCCTGTCAGGACGAGGTGCGGGCCGATCTGGTGCTGCTCGTCGGCGACGGCCGCGAGTGCGCCGCCGTCCACGGCAAACTCCCAGGGGACCTGCGCGAGCGCACCACCCGGACCCGGCACGGCGAAGGCAGCCGGCTGCTCGGCACGGAGGTGGAGCGGGCCCGCGCCGAGCACGTCGCCGAACACGCGGCCCGGGAGATGGAGCGGTACGCGCAGGCGCGCGGCCGCGACGAGGGCGCGGTCGCGGGCGTGCCCGCACTGGTCGAGGTGGCCCGCGCCCACCAGGTCGAGGAACTGCTGGTGCGGCCCACCGGCCCGGACGCGCACCGGGAGGTGTGGGTCGGGCCGGAACCGGACCAGCTCGCGGTGCGGCGCACGGACGCGGCCGCACTCGGGGTCGCGCAGCCCGTCGCCGCTCGTGCCGACGACGCGTTGCTGCGCTGCGTGGCGGCGAGCGGCGGCACGGCCCTGTCCGTCGCCGCGACCGCCCCGGACGGCGGACCGGCCGGTGGCCTCGGCGCGTTGCTGCGCTGGGCTCCGGCGGAGGGATGA
- a CDS encoding ABC transporter ATP-binding protein produces MTMTRTAPPEPDTPPPPPPATITFEGKYGENPLAGAGFGAMCRRLPAVLAHTARMAWAVDRTGVLLLLLCQLLTGGAAALVLASTAEAMRHLLGAGPVTERLHASLPALLAVTAGAAAGRISGALASYADGRITPLLITEADVALVGAVCRVESAAYGEDGFSDRQEAAEVGVTRTRTMVQDAQRFLAALIRMAAAAGVVTTLHPTMLPLLLLAVLPAGAGAVLSARVDYETHYLNVGDRNVRSMMRWWATYSRYGDEVRANGMTGYLLYWYRALSDRIDRRTLTAAPRMLRITLTTAALGGLFLCLTWAVLAWLAVTGRVALPVAATAVVAVQTALAALSQFVQNGAAMFHTSLYLADMRSFLGLAAERAPRRGTAAVPERVDEIRLDEAVYRYPGKDRPAVDGVSLTLRRGEILAVVGENGSGKSTLTRLLTGILLPDKGRVLWDGTDLAGADPDSVWRRTALVPQNFACWPLRVRENVTLGQPRTYDDDAVWEAVDAVGMREPVERLPQGLDTLLAKELWGGAELSGGQWQRLACARALYRDTPLVILDEPTSQMDPRGEHQIFERIRRGAAGRMTIVVTHQLENTRCADRVVVMEHGRIVEQGTYEELAHAGGLFADLVRLAGDR; encoded by the coding sequence ATGACCATGACCCGTACCGCGCCGCCCGAGCCGGACACCCCTCCTCCCCCGCCGCCCGCAACGATCACCTTCGAGGGCAAGTACGGGGAGAACCCGCTGGCCGGAGCCGGTTTCGGCGCGATGTGCCGGCGGCTGCCGGCGGTGCTCGCCCACACCGCGCGGATGGCCTGGGCCGTCGACAGGACCGGCGTCCTGCTGCTGCTCCTGTGCCAGCTGCTCACCGGCGGCGCGGCCGCCCTGGTGCTCGCGTCGACCGCCGAGGCCATGCGCCACCTCCTCGGCGCGGGCCCCGTCACCGAACGCCTGCACGCCTCGCTGCCGGCCCTCCTCGCCGTCACGGCGGGCGCCGCCGCGGGCCGGATCAGCGGCGCCCTGGCCTCGTACGCCGACGGCCGGATCACGCCCCTGCTGATCACCGAGGCCGATGTCGCGCTCGTCGGCGCCGTGTGCCGGGTGGAGTCGGCCGCGTACGGGGAGGACGGGTTCAGCGACCGGCAGGAGGCCGCCGAGGTCGGGGTCACCCGGACCCGGACGATGGTGCAGGACGCGCAGCGCTTCCTCGCGGCGCTGATCCGGATGGCGGCGGCCGCCGGGGTCGTCACCACCCTGCACCCCACCATGCTGCCGCTGCTCCTGCTGGCCGTCCTCCCGGCCGGCGCCGGCGCGGTCCTGTCCGCGCGCGTCGACTACGAGACGCACTACCTGAACGTCGGCGACCGCAACGTCCGCTCGATGATGCGCTGGTGGGCCACCTACTCCCGCTACGGCGACGAGGTGCGGGCGAACGGGATGACCGGCTACCTCCTGTACTGGTACCGGGCCCTGTCCGACCGGATCGACCGTCGCACGCTGACGGCCGCGCCCCGCATGCTGCGGATCACCCTGACCACGGCCGCGCTCGGCGGACTGTTCCTGTGTCTCACGTGGGCGGTGCTCGCCTGGCTCGCGGTGACGGGCCGGGTGGCGCTGCCCGTCGCGGCGACCGCCGTGGTGGCGGTGCAGACGGCGCTGGCCGCGCTGTCGCAGTTCGTGCAGAACGGCGCCGCGATGTTCCACACCTCGCTGTACCTCGCCGACATGCGGTCCTTCCTGGGGCTCGCGGCCGAGCGCGCGCCGCGACGCGGCACCGCGGCCGTCCCCGAGCGGGTCGACGAGATCCGGCTCGACGAGGCCGTCTACCGCTACCCCGGCAAGGACCGCCCGGCCGTCGACGGCGTCTCGCTGACCCTGCGCCGCGGCGAGATCCTCGCGGTCGTCGGGGAGAACGGCTCGGGCAAGAGCACGCTGACCCGGCTGCTCACCGGGATCCTGCTGCCCGACAAGGGACGCGTCCTGTGGGACGGCACGGATCTGGCCGGCGCGGACCCCGACTCCGTGTGGCGGCGCACCGCGCTGGTGCCGCAGAACTTCGCCTGCTGGCCGCTGCGGGTCCGGGAGAACGTGACGCTGGGGCAGCCGAGGACGTACGACGACGACGCGGTGTGGGAGGCGGTCGACGCGGTCGGGATGCGCGAGCCCGTCGAGCGTCTGCCGCAGGGGCTGGACACGCTGCTCGCCAAGGAGCTGTGGGGCGGCGCCGAGCTGTCCGGCGGCCAGTGGCAGCGCCTGGCGTGTGCCCGCGCCCTGTACCGCGACACACCGCTCGTGATCCTCGACGAGCCGACCTCGCAGATGGACCCGCGCGGGGAGCACCAGATCTTCGAGCGGATCCGGCGCGGGGCGGCCGGGCGCATGACGATCGTGGTGACGCACCAGCTGGAGAACACGCGGTGCGCCGACCGTGTCGTGGTGATGGAGCACGGGCGGATCGTCGAGCAGGGCACGTACGAGGAACTCGCTCACGCGGGCGGTCTGTTCGCCGACCTCGTCCGGCTCGCCGGGGACCGGTGA
- a CDS encoding acetyl/propionyl/methylcrotonyl-CoA carboxylase subunit alpha — translation MTKVLIANRGEIAVRVARACRDAGIASVAVYADPDRDALHVRAADEAFALGGDTPATSYLDMAKVLQAAKDSGADAIHPGYGFLSENAEFAQAVLDAGLIWIGPPPHAIRDLGDKVAARHIAQRAGAPLVAGTPDPVSGADEVVAFAEEHGLPIAIKAAFGGGGRGLKVARTLEEVPELYDSAVREAVAAFGRGECFVERYLDKPRHVETQCLADSHGNVVVVSTRDCSLQRRHQKLVEEAPAPFLTEAQVEELYSASKAILKEAGYVGAGTVEFLVGADGTISFLEVNTRLQVEHPVTEEVAGIDLVREMFRIADGEELGYGDPVLRGHSFEFRINGEDPGRGFLPAPGTVTKFDAPSGPGVRLDAGVESGSVIGPAWDSLLAKLIVTGRTRKEALQRAARALEEFQVEGMATAIPFHRKVVTDPAFAPELTGSDEAFTVFTRWIETEFDNDIPAFASPAEAGEDDEAGRETVVVEVGGKRLEVSLPAGMGMSLARTGLTAGAKPKRRAAKKSGPAASGDTLASPMQGTIVKVAVEEGQEVKEGDLVVVLEAMKMEQPLNAHKAGTIKGLTAEIGASLTSGAAICEIKD, via the coding sequence CTGACCAAAGTCCTGATCGCCAACCGTGGCGAAATCGCTGTCCGCGTTGCCCGGGCGTGCCGGGATGCCGGGATCGCGAGCGTTGCTGTCTACGCCGATCCGGATCGGGACGCTCTGCACGTCCGCGCGGCCGACGAGGCCTTCGCGCTGGGTGGTGACACCCCGGCCACCAGTTATCTCGACATGGCCAAGGTGCTGCAGGCCGCCAAGGACTCGGGGGCGGACGCGATCCATCCCGGTTACGGGTTCCTGTCGGAGAACGCCGAGTTCGCCCAGGCCGTGCTGGACGCGGGGCTGATCTGGATCGGTCCGCCGCCGCACGCGATCCGGGACCTGGGTGACAAGGTCGCCGCCCGGCACATCGCGCAGCGTGCCGGTGCCCCGCTCGTCGCGGGTACCCCCGACCCGGTGTCCGGGGCGGACGAGGTGGTGGCGTTCGCGGAGGAGCACGGTCTGCCGATCGCGATCAAGGCCGCGTTCGGTGGCGGCGGGCGCGGTCTGAAGGTGGCCCGCACCCTGGAAGAGGTCCCCGAGCTGTACGACTCGGCGGTGCGTGAGGCTGTCGCCGCGTTCGGCCGCGGCGAGTGCTTCGTCGAGCGCTACCTCGACAAGCCCCGCCACGTGGAGACGCAGTGCCTGGCCGACTCGCACGGCAACGTCGTGGTCGTCTCCACGCGTGACTGCTCGCTGCAGCGCCGCCACCAGAAGCTGGTGGAGGAGGCCCCCGCCCCGTTCCTCACGGAAGCCCAGGTCGAGGAGCTGTACTCGGCGTCGAAGGCGATCTTGAAGGAGGCCGGCTACGTCGGTGCGGGAACGGTGGAGTTCCTGGTCGGCGCGGACGGCACGATCTCCTTCCTGGAGGTCAACACGCGTCTGCAGGTCGAGCACCCGGTCACCGAGGAGGTCGCCGGCATCGACCTGGTCCGCGAGATGTTCCGCATCGCCGACGGCGAGGAACTCGGCTACGGCGACCCCGTGCTGCGCGGCCACTCCTTCGAGTTCCGTATCAACGGCGAGGACCCGGGCCGGGGCTTCCTGCCCGCCCCGGGCACCGTCACGAAGTTCGACGCGCCCTCGGGCCCCGGTGTCCGCCTGGACGCGGGCGTCGAGTCCGGGTCCGTCATCGGCCCGGCCTGGGACTCGCTGCTCGCGAAGCTGATCGTGACCGGCCGCACCCGCAAGGAGGCCCTGCAGCGGGCCGCCCGCGCGCTGGAGGAGTTCCAGGTCGAGGGCATGGCCACCGCGATCCCCTTCCACCGCAAGGTCGTGACCGACCCCGCGTTCGCGCCCGAACTCACCGGCTCCGACGAGGCGTTCACGGTGTTCACCCGGTGGATCGAGACCGAGTTCGACAACGACATTCCTGCGTTCGCCTCGCCCGCCGAGGCGGGCGAGGACGACGAGGCCGGCCGTGAGACCGTCGTCGTCGAGGTCGGCGGCAAGCGCCTGGAGGTCTCCCTGCCGGCCGGGATGGGCATGTCCCTGGCCCGCACCGGACTGACCGCGGGCGCCAAGCCCAAGCGCCGCGCCGCGAAGAAGTCCGGGCCGGCCGCCTCCGGCGACACCCTCGCCTCCCCGATGCAGGGCACCATCGTCAAGGTCGCCGTCGAGGAGGGCCAGGAGGTCAAGGAGGGCGACCTCGTCGTCGTCCTGGAGGCCATGAAGATGGAACAGCCCCTCAACGCGCACAAGGCCGGCACGATCAAGGGCCTGACCGCGGAGATCGGCGCGTCCCTCACCTCCGGCGCCGCGATCTGCGAGATCAAGGACTGA
- a CDS encoding TetR/AcrR family transcriptional regulator: protein MSKPSARSRLADAAFALFDERGYEQTTVDDIAERAGVGRTTFFRHYRSKEEVIFPDHDRLLDLIRDRLNTSNSGTALVAVSDAVRLVLLHYLDEGELARRRYGLTSKVSALRDREIASVARYQRLFREFISDWMGDPTESASLRAELMAANVVAAHNHVLRRWLRGESADPVSEMDEAMREVLALFPTPVPGAGSGSGTTVIAFRTGQDLDALLPELRRLVEDGRP, encoded by the coding sequence ATGAGCAAGCCATCCGCACGGTCCCGCCTCGCCGACGCCGCCTTCGCCCTCTTCGACGAGCGCGGCTACGAGCAGACGACCGTGGACGACATCGCGGAGCGGGCCGGCGTGGGGCGCACGACGTTCTTCCGGCACTACCGGTCCAAGGAAGAGGTCATCTTCCCGGACCACGACCGGCTGCTCGATCTGATCCGGGACCGGCTGAACACGTCGAACAGCGGCACCGCGCTGGTCGCGGTCTCCGACGCGGTGCGCCTGGTCCTGCTGCACTATCTGGACGAGGGCGAGCTGGCCCGCCGCCGCTACGGTCTGACCAGCAAGGTGTCGGCGCTGCGCGACCGGGAGATCGCGAGCGTGGCGCGCTATCAGCGGCTGTTCCGCGAGTTCATCTCGGACTGGATGGGCGATCCGACCGAATCGGCCTCCCTGCGGGCCGAGTTGATGGCGGCGAACGTGGTGGCCGCGCACAACCACGTGCTGCGGCGCTGGCTGCGCGGCGAGTCCGCCGACCCCGTCTCCGAGATGGACGAGGCGATGCGCGAGGTCCTGGCCCTGTTCCCGACTCCGGTGCCCGGCGCCGGCTCCGGCTCGGGCACCACCGTCATCGCCTTCCGCACCGGCCAGGACCTGGACGCGCTGCTGCCGGAGCTGCGCCGTCTGGTGGAGGACGGCAGGCCCTGA
- a CDS encoding biotin transporter BioY, translated as MALTLAQPHRHPVLADRLLPGSAVARTTLLVALGTGLTALAGQFAVPVPGSPVPVTGQTFAVLLTAAALGPARAVASQALLLVLGAVGLPVFAHGASGAHVVFGATGGYLIGFLIAAALVGQGARLGADRSPWRALPMYALATLAIYAAGTTWLALSTGMSASAAIAAGVVPFLVGDALKAALAAGLLPAAWRVVGRIDGTTDKG; from the coding sequence ATGGCTCTCACCCTCGCCCAGCCGCACCGCCACCCGGTGCTCGCCGACCGGCTGCTGCCCGGATCCGCGGTGGCCCGCACCACGCTCCTCGTGGCGCTCGGCACCGGCCTGACGGCCCTCGCCGGCCAGTTCGCGGTCCCGGTGCCCGGCTCTCCGGTGCCGGTCACCGGACAGACCTTCGCCGTGCTGCTCACCGCGGCGGCCCTCGGCCCGGCCCGCGCGGTCGCGAGCCAGGCGCTCCTCCTCGTGCTCGGCGCCGTCGGACTGCCGGTGTTCGCGCACGGCGCGAGCGGCGCCCACGTGGTCTTCGGCGCGACCGGCGGCTACCTGATCGGCTTCCTGATCGCCGCCGCCCTCGTCGGCCAGGGCGCCCGCCTGGGCGCCGACCGCTCCCCGTGGCGCGCGCTGCCGATGTACGCCCTCGCGACGCTGGCGATCTACGCGGCGGGCACGACCTGGCTCGCGCTGAGCACCGGCATGTCGGCGAGCGCCGCGATCGCGGCCGGTGTGGTCCCCTTCCTCGTCGGTGACGCGCTCAAGGCCGCCCTCGCGGCCGGGCTGCTCCCGGCGGCGTGGCGCGTGGTGGGCCGGATCGACGGGACGACGGACAAGGGCTGA
- a CDS encoding WhiB family transcriptional regulator — protein sequence MEWLDRAACVGEDPELFFPVSGSGPSLTQIRRAQAVCDRCPVTWQCLDLALGMRHASGVWGGTTESDRAALLRPRRTAR from the coding sequence ATGGAGTGGCTCGACAGGGCGGCGTGCGTGGGGGAGGACCCGGAACTGTTCTTCCCGGTCAGCGGCAGCGGCCCGAGCCTGACACAGATCCGGCGCGCCCAGGCGGTGTGCGACCGCTGCCCGGTGACCTGGCAGTGCCTCGACCTGGCGCTCGGCATGCGGCACGCGAGCGGGGTGTGGGGCGGCACGACCGAATCGGACCGTGCCGCGCTCCTGCGCCCGCGCCGTACCGCCCGCTGA
- a CDS encoding acyl-CoA carboxylase epsilon subunit, translating to MVIKVVRGNPTPEELAAALAVVRARAAASAAVVPDGPPAVNEWVRATRRTAAHGLPQPGPTAWHTSSWPR from the coding sequence ATGGTGATCAAGGTCGTACGGGGCAACCCGACCCCCGAAGAACTCGCCGCCGCCCTCGCCGTCGTCCGCGCCCGCGCCGCCGCGTCCGCGGCGGTGGTGCCCGACGGGCCGCCGGCCGTGAACGAATGGGTCCGTGCGACGCGCCGCACCGCCGCGCACGGCTTGCCCCAGCCGGGGCCGACCGCGTGGCACACGTCGTCCTGGCCGCGCTGA
- a CDS encoding acyl-CoA carboxylase subunit beta: protein MSEIDIHTTAGKLDDLRRRIDEATHAGSARAVEKQHAKGKLTARERIALLLDEDSFVELDEFARHRSTDFGLEANKPYGDGVVTGYGTVDGRPVAVFSQDFTVFGGALGEVFGQKIMKVMDFALKTGCPVVGINDSGGARIQEGVMALGMYGEIFRRNTHASGVIPQISLVVGPCAGGAVYSPAITDFTVMVDQTSHMFITGPDVIKTVTGEDVGFEELGGARAHNSRSGVAHHMAGDEKDAIEYVKSLLSYLPSNNLSEPPAFPEEADLAVSEEDRELDVLIPDSANQPYDMHTVIEHVLDDAEFFETQALFAPNILTGFGRVEGRPVGIVANQPMQFAGCLDIDASEKAARFVRTCDAFNVPVLTFVDVPGFLPGVEQEHTGIIRRGAKLIYAYAEATVPLITVITRKAFGGAYDVMGSKHLGADLNLAWPTAQIAVMGAQGAVNILHRKTLAAADDVEATRARLMTEYEDTLLNPYTAAERGYVDAVIMPSDTRAHVVKGLRQLRTKRESLPPKKHGNIPL from the coding sequence ATGAGCGAGATCGACATCCACACGACCGCCGGGAAGCTCGATGATCTGCGGCGGCGGATCGACGAGGCGACGCACGCGGGTTCGGCGCGTGCGGTGGAGAAGCAGCACGCGAAGGGGAAGTTGACGGCGCGTGAGCGGATCGCGCTGCTGTTGGACGAGGACTCGTTCGTGGAGCTGGACGAGTTCGCGCGGCATCGTTCGACGGATTTCGGTCTGGAGGCGAACAAGCCGTACGGCGATGGTGTGGTGACCGGGTACGGGACGGTGGACGGCCGGCCGGTGGCGGTGTTCTCGCAGGACTTCACGGTGTTCGGCGGCGCTCTGGGTGAGGTGTTCGGGCAGAAGATCATGAAGGTGATGGACTTCGCGCTGAAGACGGGCTGTCCGGTCGTGGGGATCAACGACTCGGGTGGTGCGCGGATCCAGGAGGGCGTGATGGCGCTGGGGATGTACGGGGAGATCTTCCGCCGTAACACCCATGCGTCGGGTGTGATTCCGCAGATCAGTCTGGTGGTGGGTCCGTGTGCGGGTGGTGCGGTGTACTCGCCGGCGATCACGGATTTCACGGTGATGGTGGATCAGACGTCGCACATGTTCATCACGGGTCCCGATGTCATCAAGACGGTGACGGGTGAGGACGTGGGTTTCGAGGAGCTGGGTGGTGCGCGGGCGCACAACAGCCGTTCGGGGGTCGCGCATCACATGGCGGGGGACGAGAAGGACGCGATCGAGTATGTGAAGTCGTTGCTGTCGTATCTGCCGTCGAACAATCTGAGTGAGCCGCCGGCGTTTCCGGAGGAGGCCGATCTGGCGGTGTCGGAGGAGGACCGTGAGCTGGATGTGCTGATTCCGGACAGTGCGAATCAGCCGTACGACATGCACACGGTGATCGAGCATGTGCTGGACGATGCGGAGTTCTTCGAGACGCAGGCGTTGTTCGCGCCGAACATCCTGACGGGGTTCGGGCGGGTGGAGGGGCGTCCGGTGGGGATCGTGGCGAACCAGCCGATGCAGTTCGCGGGGTGTCTGGACATCGACGCGTCGGAGAAGGCGGCGCGGTTCGTGCGCACGTGTGACGCGTTCAATGTGCCGGTGCTGACGTTCGTGGACGTTCCGGGGTTCTTGCCGGGGGTGGAGCAGGAGCACACGGGGATCATCCGGCGGGGCGCGAAGCTGATCTACGCGTACGCGGAGGCGACGGTGCCGCTGATCACGGTGATCACGCGGAAGGCGTTCGGCGGTGCGTACGACGTGATGGGGTCCAAGCATCTGGGTGCTGATCTGAATCTGGCGTGGCCGACGGCGCAGATCGCGGTGATGGGTGCGCAGGGTGCGGTGAACATCCTGCACCGCAAGACGCTCGCGGCGGCCGATGATGTGGAGGCGACGCGGGCGCGGTTGATGACGGAGTACGAGGACACGCTGCTGAATCCGTACACGGCGGCGGAGCGGGGTTATGTGGACGCGGTGATCATGCCGTCGGACACGCGGGCGCACGTGGTGAAGGGGCTGCGGCAGCTGCGGACCAAGCGGGAGTCCCTGCCCCCGAAGAAGCACGGCAACATCCCCCTCTAA
- a CDS encoding APC family permease — translation MSRTPGAVGSGGADGPDTLVRRLGVTDAVVIGLGSMIGAGVFTALAPAARAAGSGLLAGLALAAVVAYCNATSSARLAARYPASGGTYVYGRERLGEFWGYLAGWCFVVGKTASCAAMALTVGAYVWPGQAHAIAVGAVVALTAVNLVGVQKAAWLTRAIVAVVLAVLAAVVVAALSSDAADAGRLAIGPDTSWHGVLQAGGLLFFAFAGYARIATLGEEVRDPARTIPRAIPVALAITLVVYVLVAVATLSVLGPARLGAAAAPLSDAVRAAGADWLAPVVRMGAAVAALGSLLALILGVSRTTLAMARDGHLPRALSAVHPRFKVPHRAEVLVGVVVATLAAFADVRDAIGFSSFGVLVYYAVANASAWTLTPREGRPARVVPVVGLLGCLVLAFALPLGSVIAGASVVAAGALVYGVRGALRSGASG, via the coding sequence GTGAGCAGGACGCCGGGGGCGGTCGGATCGGGCGGGGCGGACGGGCCGGACACTCTGGTGCGGCGCCTCGGGGTCACCGACGCGGTGGTGATCGGGCTCGGCTCGATGATCGGGGCCGGTGTCTTCACCGCGCTGGCCCCCGCGGCCCGCGCCGCCGGTTCGGGCCTCCTGGCCGGCCTGGCGCTCGCGGCGGTGGTGGCGTACTGCAACGCGACGTCGTCGGCCCGCCTCGCCGCCCGCTACCCCGCCTCCGGCGGCACCTACGTCTACGGCCGTGAGCGGCTCGGGGAGTTCTGGGGCTATCTCGCCGGGTGGTGCTTCGTCGTCGGCAAGACCGCCTCGTGCGCGGCGATGGCACTGACCGTGGGGGCGTACGTCTGGCCGGGGCAGGCGCACGCGATCGCCGTCGGTGCCGTCGTGGCGCTGACCGCCGTGAACCTCGTCGGTGTGCAGAAGGCCGCCTGGCTGACCCGGGCGATCGTCGCCGTCGTCCTCGCGGTGCTCGCCGCCGTGGTGGTCGCCGCGCTCTCCTCGGACGCGGCGGACGCGGGCCGCCTCGCCATCGGGCCGGACACGTCGTGGCACGGGGTGCTCCAGGCGGGCGGGCTGCTGTTCTTCGCGTTCGCCGGGTACGCGCGCATCGCGACGCTGGGCGAGGAGGTGCGCGACCCGGCGCGCACGATCCCCCGCGCCATCCCCGTGGCGCTCGCGATCACGCTCGTCGTGTACGTCCTCGTCGCCGTCGCGACGCTGAGCGTGCTCGGCCCTGCCCGGCTCGGGGCGGCGGCCGCGCCGCTGTCGGACGCCGTGCGGGCGGCGGGCGCGGACTGGCTGGCGCCGGTGGTGCGGATGGGGGCGGCCGTCGCCGCGCTCGGCTCGCTGCTCGCCCTGATCCTCGGGGTCTCGCGCACGACCCTGGCGATGGCCCGCGACGGCCACCTGCCGCGCGCCCTGTCCGCCGTCCACCCGCGCTTCAAGGTGCCGCACCGGGCCGAGGTCCTGGTCGGCGTCGTCGTCGCGACGCTGGCCGCGTTCGCCGACGTACGGGACGCGATCGGCTTCTCGTCGTTCGGCGTGCTCGTCTACTACGCCGTCGCCAACGCGTCCGCCTGGACCCTGACCCCACGGGAGGGCCGCCCCGCACGGGTCGTGCCGGTCGTCGGGCTGCTCGGCTGTCTGGTGCTCGCGTTCGCGCTGCCCCTGGGCTCCGTGATCGCGGGCGCGTCCGTCGTCGCGGCGGGTGCGCTCGTGTACGGGGTGCGCGGGGCGCTGCGCTCCGGCGCCTCGGGCTGA
- a CDS encoding oxidoreductase has product MSSRESERPDGRVWFVTGTSTGLGRALAEEVVAEGDRLVATARDPRALEDLVALAPDRVRALPLDVTDPGQVRQAVDTALKEFGRVDVLVNNAGYALRGALEELSDAELRRQFDTNVFGAVDVTRAVLPSMRARRSGDIVQISSVAGVSGTLGGGAYAGTKFALEGLSEGLAAEVAHLGIRVLIVEPGPFRTDFTGRSVRFATPIDDYRPVLDPAREAFLARHGSQPGDPVKAARAVIAATRMDDPPLRLPLGANAVDRIRERFGERLRELDAVEPLGRPTDFE; this is encoded by the coding sequence ATGTCGTCCCGTGAGTCCGAACGCCCGGACGGCCGCGTGTGGTTCGTCACCGGTACGAGCACCGGGCTCGGCCGCGCCCTGGCCGAGGAGGTCGTCGCCGAGGGAGACCGGCTCGTCGCCACCGCCCGCGACCCGCGCGCCCTCGAGGACCTGGTGGCCCTCGCCCCCGACCGCGTACGGGCGCTCCCGCTCGACGTGACCGACCCCGGGCAGGTACGGCAGGCCGTCGACACCGCCCTGAAGGAGTTCGGCCGTGTCGACGTGCTCGTGAACAACGCCGGATATGCTCTGCGCGGCGCCCTGGAGGAGCTCTCGGACGCCGAACTGCGCCGGCAGTTCGACACGAACGTCTTCGGCGCGGTCGACGTGACCCGGGCCGTCCTGCCGTCGATGCGCGCCCGGCGCAGTGGGGACATCGTGCAGATCTCGTCCGTCGCGGGCGTGTCCGGCACGCTCGGGGGCGGCGCCTACGCGGGGACCAAGTTCGCCCTCGAAGGGCTCTCGGAGGGGTTGGCCGCCGAGGTCGCGCATCTCGGGATCCGCGTGCTCATCGTCGAACCGGGCCCGTTCCGGACCGACTTCACCGGCCGTTCCGTGCGCTTCGCCACACCGATCGACGACTACCGGCCCGTGCTCGACCCGGCCCGCGAGGCGTTCCTCGCCCGCCACGGCAGCCAGCCCGGCGACCCGGTCAAGGCGGCCCGCGCCGTCATCGCGGCCACGCGCATGGACGACCCGCCGCTGCGGCTGCCGCTCGGGGCGAACGCCGTGGACCGGATCAGGGAGCGGTTCGGCGAGCGGCTGCGCGAGCTCGACGCGGTCGAGCCGCTGGGGCGGCCCACCGACTTCGAATGA